In Mycobacterium gallinarum, a single window of DNA contains:
- the hisS gene encoding histidine--tRNA ligase gives MSDFQAPKGVPDYLPPDSAQFVGVRDGLLDAARRAGYGDVELPIFEDTALFARGVGESTDVVSKEMYTFADRGDRSVTLRPEGTAGVMRAVIEHGLDRGPLPVKLCYAGPFFRYERPQAGRYRQLQQVGVEAIGVDDPALDAEVIAIADAGFRSLGLDGFRLEITSLGDDTCRPQYRELLQDFLFKLDLDEDTRRRAEINPLRVLDDKRPKVREMTKDAPVMLDHLSDVAKQHFDTVLVHLDALGVPYVVNPRMVRGLDYYTKTTFEFVHDGLGAQSGIGGGGRYDGLMRQLGGKDLSGIGFGLGVDRTMLALKAEGKTVGGTARVDVFAVPLGEQAKVTLAVLAARLRAAGVRVDLAYGDRGIKGAMRAADRSGASIALVAGDRDIEAGTVGVKNLATGEQVDVVIDAVLAEVLSRLNRA, from the coding sequence GTGAGTGATTTTCAGGCGCCCAAGGGCGTCCCGGATTATCTGCCGCCCGACTCGGCGCAGTTCGTCGGTGTTCGCGACGGTCTGCTGGACGCGGCCCGCCGCGCGGGATACGGCGATGTCGAACTGCCGATCTTCGAGGACACCGCGCTGTTCGCGCGCGGCGTGGGGGAGTCCACCGACGTGGTGTCGAAGGAGATGTACACCTTCGCCGATCGCGGCGACCGCTCGGTGACGCTGCGGCCGGAGGGCACCGCCGGGGTGATGCGTGCGGTGATCGAGCACGGGTTGGACCGGGGCCCGCTGCCGGTCAAGCTCTGCTACGCGGGGCCGTTCTTCCGCTACGAGCGGCCGCAGGCCGGCCGCTACCGCCAGCTGCAGCAGGTCGGGGTGGAGGCGATCGGCGTCGACGACCCGGCATTGGACGCCGAAGTCATCGCGATCGCCGACGCCGGCTTCCGGTCACTGGGTCTCGACGGGTTCCGGCTCGAGATCACGTCGCTCGGCGACGACACGTGCCGTCCGCAGTACCGGGAACTGTTGCAGGACTTCCTGTTCAAGCTCGACCTCGATGAGGACACCCGTCGGCGCGCGGAGATCAACCCGTTGCGGGTACTCGACGACAAGCGCCCCAAGGTGCGGGAGATGACCAAGGACGCCCCCGTCATGCTGGATCACCTGTCCGACGTCGCCAAGCAGCACTTCGACACCGTCCTGGTACATCTCGATGCGCTGGGCGTGCCGTATGTCGTGAATCCGCGCATGGTCAGGGGGCTGGATTACTACACCAAGACCACCTTCGAGTTCGTGCACGACGGGCTCGGCGCGCAGTCGGGGATCGGCGGCGGCGGCCGGTATGACGGTCTGATGCGGCAGCTCGGTGGGAAAGATCTGTCCGGCATCGGTTTTGGTCTGGGTGTGGACCGGACGATGCTGGCGCTGAAGGCCGAGGGCAAGACCGTCGGCGGTACGGCCCGCGTCGACGTGTTCGCCGTGCCACTCGGCGAGCAGGCCAAGGTGACGCTGGCAGTGCTCGCTGCGCGGTTGCGTGCCGCGGGTGTGCGTGTCGACCTCGCCTACGGTGACCGCGGAATCAAGGGTGCGATGCGCGCGGCGGACCGCTCCGGTGCGTCGATAGCTCTGGTTGCCGGTGACCGCGATATCGAGGCGGGCACTGTTGGGGTGAAGAACCTCGCGACCGGTGAGCAGGTCGATGTCGTCATCGATGCCGTTCTGGCAGAGGTCCTTTCGCGGCTCAACCGGGCCTAG
- a CDS encoding DUF421 domain-containing protein → MWFDVWSDIARVVLIGSAAYITLIVVLRISGKRTLAKLNAFDLVVTVAVGSTLATILLNSDVSFAEGVTALALLAVLQFLAATISSRFRLGRAFVTARPTLLVSQGRYLDEALRDQRVSVDQIRQAIRSTGQGDVSQVAAVVLESDGSLSVITTDKIGDWSALAGLAIVRASDG, encoded by the coding sequence ATGTGGTTTGATGTGTGGAGTGACATCGCCAGGGTGGTGTTAATTGGGTCCGCGGCCTACATCACCTTGATCGTGGTACTGCGAATATCGGGGAAGCGCACTTTGGCCAAGCTCAACGCGTTCGACTTGGTGGTCACCGTCGCGGTCGGTTCCACCCTGGCCACGATTTTGCTCAACTCCGACGTGTCATTCGCCGAGGGCGTGACGGCGCTCGCGTTGCTGGCCGTGTTGCAGTTCCTCGCGGCGACCATTTCATCGCGGTTCAGGCTCGGGCGGGCTTTCGTGACTGCGCGACCTACTCTCCTTGTCTCGCAGGGTCGTTACCTGGACGAGGCGTTGAGGGACCAGCGCGTCAGTGTTGACCAGATTCGCCAAGCCATCCGGTCGACCGGACAGGGCGACGTCAGCCAGGTCGCCGCGGTGGTACTCGAGTCCGATGGGTCGCTCAGCGTCATCACTACAGACAAGATCGGCGACTGGTCAGCCTTGGCGGGATTGGCGATTGTTCGCGCATCGGACGGTTGA
- a CDS encoding amidohydrolase family protein, whose amino-acid sequence MSLIALEEHFAWDPASTDNVVGSWLRTNNPVAYDRLYDRGPLRIEQMDAAGIDFQILSLFDPGVQDETDVARAVDLARRANDDLAESVRANPSRFGGFATLATQDPDAAAAEFERAVTELGLVGGLINGHCQGRYLDDPAYEDLFGCAESLGAPVYLHPTTPHPAVMDAWFAPYVDDGLHLASWGFAAETGTHVLRLIYSGLFDKFPQLQMIIGHLGEMLPFAAYRVDRYYGLGGSGSGDRLQRLPSEYLRNNFHVTTSGNFCPPAFACTLEVMGADRVMFSVDYPMDDNQAGAEFLASYPMDAVTRAKVSSGNAITLFGERIPAALGS is encoded by the coding sequence ATGTCGCTGATCGCGCTCGAGGAGCATTTCGCCTGGGATCCGGCCAGCACTGACAACGTCGTGGGTTCGTGGCTGCGTACCAACAACCCCGTCGCCTACGACCGGCTGTACGACCGGGGTCCACTTCGAATCGAGCAGATGGACGCCGCGGGCATCGATTTCCAGATCCTGTCGTTGTTCGACCCCGGGGTGCAGGACGAGACCGATGTCGCCCGCGCGGTGGACCTTGCGCGCCGGGCGAACGATGACCTGGCCGAGTCGGTGCGTGCGAACCCGAGCCGATTCGGGGGCTTCGCGACGTTGGCGACGCAGGATCCGGACGCTGCTGCGGCCGAATTCGAGCGTGCGGTAACTGAATTGGGGTTGGTAGGCGGATTGATCAACGGACATTGTCAGGGACGCTACCTTGACGATCCGGCGTACGAAGACTTGTTCGGCTGTGCCGAATCACTGGGGGCGCCTGTTTATCTTCACCCGACGACGCCGCATCCGGCCGTGATGGACGCGTGGTTCGCACCGTATGTTGACGACGGTCTGCATTTGGCATCGTGGGGATTTGCCGCCGAGACGGGAACGCATGTGTTGCGGCTGATCTACTCGGGACTCTTCGACAAGTTCCCGCAATTGCAGATGATCATCGGACACCTAGGTGAGATGCTCCCGTTCGCCGCCTATCGGGTCGACCGGTATTACGGCCTCGGCGGGAGCGGCTCAGGCGACCGCCTGCAGCGTCTGCCATCGGAGTACCTGCGCAACAACTTTCACGTCACCACAAGCGGCAACTTCTGTCCGCCGGCCTTCGCGTGCACGCTCGAGGTGATGGGTGCCGACCGTGTGATGTTCTCGGTGGACTATCCGATGGACGACAATCAGGCCGGTGCCGAATTCCTGGCGTCCTATCCCATGGACGCCGTGACACGGGCGAAAGTCAGCTCGGGTAACGCGATAACGCTCTTCGGCGAGCGGATTCCGGCCGCGTTGGGCTCCTGA
- a CDS encoding peptidylprolyl isomerase has protein sequence MTNPPPAPYGGYPPPYGAYPPSPYGGYPPVYAGYPQPQPTNTLAVASLVCAFVFAPLGIAFGHISLSQIKKTGEEGRGLAIAGLVIGYLITALTILVVVLSVLFVIAVGRSLEDLDGTTSDYTVTPTQPIDAQPLPEFKPPATLGSNCQYPATAEPASKPAKPPRTGRVPTQPALVSASITTNRGGIGLQLDNAKSPCTVNNFASLAQQGYFDNTTCHRLTTTPALGVLQCGDPTGTGQGGPGYRFPNEYPTNQFRLTDPAMEIPRLYPRGTLAMANSGLGTNGSQFYLIYRDSMLPPTYTVFGTIDKTGLAALDKIASAGTADGSDDGKPAQTVTIASVRLD, from the coding sequence GTGACCAACCCGCCACCGGCTCCTTACGGCGGATATCCACCGCCGTACGGGGCTTACCCGCCGTCCCCGTATGGCGGCTATCCGCCGGTGTACGCCGGCTATCCGCAGCCCCAACCGACGAACACGCTGGCCGTCGCATCGCTGGTGTGCGCGTTCGTCTTCGCGCCGCTCGGAATCGCGTTCGGACACATCTCGCTGTCACAGATCAAGAAGACCGGCGAAGAGGGCCGCGGCCTGGCCATCGCGGGCCTGGTGATCGGTTACCTGATCACCGCACTCACCATCCTCGTGGTGGTGTTGAGCGTGCTGTTCGTCATCGCGGTCGGCCGTAGCCTCGAGGACTTGGACGGAACGACGTCCGACTACACCGTGACCCCGACGCAGCCGATCGACGCGCAGCCACTGCCGGAGTTCAAGCCGCCCGCGACCCTCGGATCCAACTGTCAGTACCCCGCCACAGCAGAGCCGGCGAGCAAGCCGGCCAAGCCGCCGCGCACCGGACGGGTGCCGACCCAGCCGGCATTGGTCAGTGCCAGCATCACGACCAACCGCGGTGGTATCGGCCTGCAGTTGGACAACGCCAAGTCCCCCTGCACGGTCAACAACTTCGCCAGCCTCGCCCAGCAGGGTTACTTCGACAACACGACCTGCCACCGGCTGACCACGACCCCTGCGCTCGGCGTACTGCAGTGTGGCGATCCCACAGGAACGGGCCAGGGCGGGCCCGGCTACCGATTCCCGAACGAGTACCCGACCAACCAGTTCCGGTTGACCGACCCGGCGATGGAGATCCCGAGGCTGTACCCGCGCGGCACACTCGCGATGGCCAACTCGGGGTTGGGCACCAACGGCAGCCAGTTCTACCTCATCTACCGCGACTCGATGCTGCCGCCGACCTACACCGTCTTCGGCACCATCGACAAGACAGGGCTGGCCGCGCTGGACAAGATCGCCTCGGCAGGCACGGCAGACGGCAGCGACGACGGCAAGCCGGCGCAGACGGTGACGATCGCATCGGTGCGCCTGGACTGA
- a CDS encoding RelA/SpoT family protein, translated as MTETQPMEIPKADSAKAATSASRRVRARLARRMTAQRSTLNPVLEPLVAVHKQFYPKADLTLLQRAYEVADERHADQLRRSGDPYITHPLAVANILAELEMDTTTLIAALLHDTVEDTGYTLEQLIEEFGTEVGHLVDGVTKLDKVALGTAAEGETIRKMILAMARDPRVLVIKVADRLHNMRTMRFLPPEKQAAKSRETLEVIAPLAHRLGMASVKWELEDLSFAILHPKKYEEIVRLVADRAPSRDIYLAKVRAEINATLTASKINAVVEGRPKHYWSIYQKMIVKGRDFDDIHDLVGVRILCDDVRDCYAAVGVVHSLWQPIAGRFKDYIAQPRFGVYQSLHTTVVGPEGKPLEVQIRTVDMHKTAEYGIAAHWRYKEAKGRNGLPATYAAAEIDDMAWMRQLLDWQREAADPGEFLESLRYDLAVQEIFVFTPKGDLITLPTGSTPVDFAYAVHTEVGHRCIGSRVNGRLVALERKLENGDQVEVFTSKAPNAGPSRDWQTFVVSPRAKAKIRQWFAKERREEALETGKDAIAREVRRAGIPLQRLMNAEQVAALARELRYVDVSALYTAVGEGHVSARHVVQRLVAQLGGDEDAADEIAERSTPATMPVRQRHTDDVGVAVPGAPGVLTKLAKCCTPVPGDIIMGFVTRGGGVSVHRTDCTNASSLQDQSERIIDVQWAPSPSSVFLVAIQVEALDRHRLLSDVTRVLADEKVNILSASVTTSDDRVAISRFTFEMGDPKHLGHLLNVVRNVEGVYDVYRVTSAA; from the coding sequence CTGGCGCGCCGAATGACGGCACAGCGCAGCACCCTAAACCCGGTGCTGGAACCGCTGGTCGCGGTCCACAAGCAGTTCTATCCCAAGGCCGACCTGACACTGCTGCAACGCGCGTATGAGGTGGCCGACGAACGGCACGCCGATCAGTTGCGCCGCTCCGGTGACCCGTACATCACCCATCCGCTGGCCGTCGCGAACATTCTGGCTGAGCTCGAAATGGACACCACGACGCTGATCGCGGCCCTGCTGCACGACACCGTCGAGGACACCGGCTACACCCTCGAGCAGCTCATCGAGGAGTTCGGCACCGAGGTGGGCCACCTCGTCGACGGCGTGACCAAACTGGACAAGGTCGCACTGGGCACCGCGGCCGAGGGCGAGACCATCCGCAAGATGATCCTCGCGATGGCCCGCGATCCGCGGGTGCTGGTGATCAAGGTCGCCGACCGGCTGCACAACATGCGCACGATGCGCTTCCTGCCGCCCGAGAAGCAGGCGGCCAAGTCCCGCGAGACGCTGGAAGTGATTGCGCCGCTGGCACATCGACTCGGTATGGCGAGCGTCAAGTGGGAGCTCGAGGATCTGTCGTTCGCGATCCTGCATCCGAAGAAGTACGAGGAGATCGTGCGGCTGGTCGCCGACCGGGCGCCGTCGCGCGACATCTATCTGGCCAAGGTGCGGGCCGAGATCAACGCGACGCTCACAGCGTCGAAGATCAACGCGGTGGTGGAGGGCCGCCCGAAACACTATTGGTCGATCTACCAGAAGATGATCGTCAAGGGCCGCGACTTCGACGACATCCACGATCTGGTGGGTGTGCGGATCCTCTGCGACGATGTGCGTGACTGCTATGCCGCTGTGGGCGTGGTCCATTCGCTGTGGCAGCCGATCGCCGGCCGGTTCAAGGACTACATCGCCCAGCCACGGTTCGGTGTGTATCAGTCGCTGCACACCACCGTCGTCGGACCCGAGGGCAAGCCACTGGAAGTGCAGATCCGTACCGTCGACATGCACAAGACCGCGGAGTACGGCATTGCGGCGCACTGGCGCTACAAGGAAGCCAAGGGCCGCAACGGACTTCCGGCGACCTACGCCGCCGCCGAGATCGACGACATGGCCTGGATGCGTCAGCTGCTCGACTGGCAGCGGGAGGCCGCCGACCCCGGCGAGTTCCTCGAGTCGTTGCGCTACGACCTGGCTGTCCAGGAGATCTTCGTGTTCACCCCCAAGGGCGATCTGATCACGCTGCCGACTGGGTCCACGCCGGTGGACTTCGCGTACGCCGTGCACACCGAGGTCGGTCACCGCTGCATCGGATCGCGCGTCAACGGCCGTTTGGTCGCACTGGAGCGCAAGCTCGAAAACGGTGACCAGGTCGAGGTTTTCACATCCAAGGCGCCCAACGCCGGCCCGTCTCGCGACTGGCAGACGTTCGTGGTCTCGCCACGGGCGAAGGCGAAGATCCGCCAGTGGTTCGCCAAGGAGCGGCGTGAAGAAGCGCTCGAAACCGGCAAAGACGCCATAGCCCGTGAGGTGCGCCGCGCCGGAATTCCGTTGCAGCGGTTGATGAATGCCGAACAGGTGGCGGCCCTGGCGCGTGAGTTGCGCTATGTGGATGTGTCAGCGCTGTACACCGCGGTGGGCGAAGGTCATGTATCGGCACGGCACGTCGTGCAACGGCTGGTCGCGCAACTCGGTGGTGACGAGGACGCCGCAGACGAGATCGCTGAGCGCTCGACGCCGGCCACCATGCCAGTGCGCCAGCGCCACACCGACGACGTCGGGGTGGCCGTACCCGGCGCGCCCGGGGTGCTGACCAAGCTCGCCAAATGCTGCACTCCCGTGCCCGGCGACATCATCATGGGGTTCGTCACCCGCGGCGGCGGAGTCAGCGTGCACCGCACCGACTGCACCAACGCGTCGTCGCTGCAAGACCAGTCGGAGCGGATCATCGACGTGCAGTGGGCACCGTCGCCGTCGTCGGTGTTCCTGGTCGCGATCCAGGTGGAAGCGCTGGACCGGCACCGGTTGCTGTCGGATGTGACCCGCGTGCTGGCCGATGAGAAGGTCAACATCCTGTCCGCGTCGGTGACCACCTCCGACGATCGCGTGGCGATCAGCCGATTCACCTTCGAGATGGGCGATCCGAAGCACCTAGGTCATCTGCTCAACGTGGTCCGCAACGTCGAGGGCGTGTACGACGTGTACCGCGTGACGTCCGCGGCGTGA
- a CDS encoding SigB/SigF/SigG family RNA polymerase sigma factor, with product MTVTQRTGTKTAPATRVLGWTNIEQRLVQMADCANHEERRRRRQRIITECLPIADNIAYRFVGRGEPADDLKQAARLGLIKSVDRFVPGKGRFMAFAVPTIRGEVRRHFRDSTWSMRVPRKVQETQLRMRRTVDMLSQRLSRPPTNQEVARELGVDVDDVSQSESAHSAYRPQSLDAPRGEPQGAQAVSIGESVGADDPAFVFVEDLIVLREVIAELDPRRRAILCMRFVDCLTQREIAVRLNVSQVQVSRLLNGTLARLRQRMCVDASSAARVCSPSRAGSEDPTKVAE from the coding sequence ATGACCGTCACACAGCGCACTGGAACGAAAACCGCACCCGCCACGCGTGTTCTCGGCTGGACGAACATCGAGCAGCGGTTGGTGCAGATGGCCGACTGCGCCAACCATGAGGAGCGCCGACGACGACGGCAACGCATCATCACCGAGTGTCTGCCAATCGCGGATAACATTGCCTACCGGTTTGTCGGCCGAGGTGAGCCAGCTGATGATTTGAAGCAGGCCGCCCGACTCGGGTTGATCAAGAGTGTCGACCGCTTTGTGCCGGGCAAGGGTCGATTCATGGCGTTTGCGGTGCCGACGATCCGGGGAGAGGTGCGACGGCACTTCCGTGACAGCACCTGGTCGATGCGAGTCCCGCGTAAGGTTCAGGAGACGCAGCTCAGGATGCGGCGCACCGTGGACATGCTGTCTCAGCGGTTGAGTAGACCGCCGACGAATCAAGAAGTGGCAAGAGAACTCGGCGTCGACGTTGACGACGTATCGCAATCCGAGTCCGCGCACTCGGCGTACCGGCCGCAGTCGCTCGATGCTCCCCGCGGCGAACCTCAGGGAGCACAAGCAGTGAGTATCGGCGAGTCAGTAGGCGCGGACGATCCAGCCTTCGTCTTCGTCGAGGATCTCATCGTGCTGCGAGAAGTCATCGCCGAATTGGATCCGCGGCGGCGCGCAATTTTGTGTATGCGTTTCGTCGACTGCCTGACGCAACGGGAAATTGCCGTACGTCTCAACGTCTCGCAGGTACAGGTATCGCGACTCTTGAACGGCACATTGGCGCGACTCCGTCAACGGATGTGTGTCGATGCATCCTCGGCCGCACGTGTGTGCTCCCCTTCTCGGGCAGGGTCCGAGGATCCGACGAAAGTAGCTGAATGA
- a CDS encoding lipoprotein LpqH codes for MWFIESLDQTPGFTAQVRTGDTIQAELVRIDNLGGFTGSAWNASVTVPAVEADAEVTKGTFTVTGTAVGFYHDDPAETATATFEIRTDC; via the coding sequence GTGTGGTTCATCGAAAGTTTGGATCAGACCCCCGGCTTCACCGCGCAGGTACGCACCGGCGACACCATTCAGGCAGAGCTGGTGCGGATCGACAACCTCGGCGGCTTCACCGGCAGTGCCTGGAACGCCTCTGTCACCGTCCCCGCCGTCGAGGCCGACGCCGAGGTGACGAAAGGCACCTTCACCGTGACAGGAACCGCCGTGGGGTTCTATCACGACGATCCCGCTGAAACCGCCACCGCTACCTTCGAGATTCGAACCGACTGCTGA
- a CDS encoding MBL fold metallo-hydrolase translates to MQVSRRSALALFATAVGGAAFGASACGSAPSTTPRAPVALPENALITLGVQAGPPPVPNKTGISSALKIGDDVYQIDCGLGSLNAFTNAGLKFDQLRSMFITHLHTDHTVDYGSFLFSGGYTASKGKAPVTVYGPGPAGGLPPSQVGNADPATIDPERPTPGLAEMTKSLQQAFAYTNNIFIRDMGTDDLQKLFTVAEIAVPPEANYQNRSPKTTPLPVMSDDNVTVTATLVSHYDVFPAFGLRFDLKKPGVSVTFSGDTTTSENLITLAKDTDILVHEAQFSLDDAYYGNRFPPNYLKSSHTSAVQVGEVAAAANAGHVILSHYEPTDLPNSQWTDEIGKNFSGEITVARDGQVFAL, encoded by the coding sequence GTGCAGGTCTCCAGACGGTCCGCGCTCGCCCTGTTCGCAACGGCTGTCGGCGGAGCGGCGTTCGGCGCGTCGGCCTGCGGATCAGCACCGTCAACGACCCCGAGGGCCCCGGTGGCGTTGCCGGAGAACGCGCTCATCACCCTCGGCGTCCAAGCCGGACCGCCCCCGGTGCCCAACAAGACCGGGATCTCGTCCGCGCTGAAGATCGGCGACGACGTCTACCAGATCGACTGCGGCCTGGGCTCATTGAACGCATTCACGAACGCCGGGCTGAAGTTCGACCAACTGCGCAGCATGTTCATCACCCACCTGCACACCGACCACACCGTCGACTACGGCAGCTTCCTGTTCTCCGGTGGCTATACGGCGTCCAAAGGCAAGGCGCCGGTCACGGTGTACGGCCCGGGTCCCGCTGGCGGGTTGCCGCCCAGCCAGGTCGGCAATGCCGATCCGGCGACGATCGACCCGGAGCGCCCGACGCCGGGCCTGGCCGAGATGACGAAGTCGCTGCAGCAGGCGTTCGCCTACACGAACAACATCTTCATCCGCGACATGGGGACCGACGACCTTCAGAAGCTGTTCACCGTCGCCGAGATCGCGGTGCCACCAGAAGCCAACTACCAGAACAGATCACCGAAGACCACCCCGCTCCCGGTGATGTCGGACGACAACGTGACGGTCACCGCGACGCTGGTGTCCCACTACGACGTCTTCCCCGCGTTCGGCTTGCGCTTCGATCTCAAGAAACCCGGCGTGTCCGTCACGTTCTCCGGTGATACCACCACATCCGAGAACCTCATCACGTTGGCCAAGGACACCGACATCCTGGTGCACGAGGCGCAGTTCAGCCTCGACGACGCCTACTACGGCAACAGGTTCCCGCCGAACTACCTCAAGAGTTCGCATACCTCGGCCGTGCAGGTCGGTGAGGTGGCCGCCGCGGCCAATGCCGGGCACGTCATCCTGAGCCACTACGAGCCGACCGATCTGCCCAACTCCCAATGGACCGATGAGATCGGGAAGAACTTCTCTGGGGAGATCACCGTCGCGCGCGACGGCCAGGTGTTCGCTCTCTGA
- a CDS encoding DUF4333 domain-containing protein translates to MRTAFVATMVAVALLIAGCGSTIKPEGAAQSVVDLVKKQTGFEPKDVKCPEGVEAKVGGTFECKFTGPEGTEYTADMRITKVDGDDVEFYIETKPSG, encoded by the coding sequence ATGCGCACCGCATTTGTGGCGACAATGGTCGCCGTCGCCCTGCTGATCGCCGGTTGCGGCTCAACCATCAAGCCCGAGGGCGCCGCGCAGTCCGTTGTTGATTTGGTAAAGAAGCAAACAGGCTTCGAGCCCAAAGACGTGAAATGTCCAGAAGGTGTCGAAGCCAAAGTCGGCGGCACTTTTGAGTGCAAGTTCACCGGGCCCGAGGGCACGGAGTACACCGCCGATATGCGGATCACGAAGGTCGATGGCGACGATGTCGAGTTCTACATCGAGACCAAGCCGAGCGGCTAG
- a CDS encoding MBL fold metallo-hydrolase — MLVTGFPAGMLACNCYVLAQRPGADAIIVDPGQRAMMPLRRILDENHLTPAAVLLTHGHIDHIWSAQKVADMYGCPAYIHPEDRFMLTDPIKDFGPKLAQLAFGALFSEPKQVIELDQDGDKLELGDVTVTVDHTPGHTRGSVVFRVSEGTDEVVFTGDTLFRQSVGRTDLPGGSGRDLLGSIVTKLLVLDDDTVVLPGHGEKTTIGFERRSNPFLEGLN; from the coding sequence GTGTTGGTCACCGGATTCCCGGCGGGCATGTTGGCGTGCAACTGCTACGTGCTGGCCCAGCGGCCTGGAGCCGACGCGATCATCGTCGATCCGGGCCAGCGGGCGATGATGCCGTTACGACGGATTCTGGACGAGAATCACCTGACACCTGCGGCGGTGCTGCTCACCCACGGTCACATCGACCACATCTGGTCGGCCCAGAAGGTGGCCGATATGTACGGCTGCCCGGCCTATATCCACCCCGAGGACCGCTTCATGTTGACCGACCCGATCAAGGATTTCGGGCCGAAGCTGGCCCAGCTGGCATTCGGGGCGCTGTTCTCAGAGCCGAAGCAGGTCATCGAACTGGACCAGGACGGAGACAAGCTGGAACTCGGGGATGTCACGGTGACGGTCGACCACACCCCGGGCCACACGCGAGGCTCAGTCGTGTTCCGCGTTTCCGAAGGGACCGATGAAGTGGTCTTCACCGGCGATACGCTGTTCCGGCAATCGGTCGGCCGCACCGACCTGCCCGGTGGCAGCGGGCGTGACCTGCTCGGCTCGATCGTGACAAAACTGTTGGTGCTCGATGACGACACCGTGGTACTACCTGGACACGGCGAGAAGACCACGATCGGATTCGAGCGCCGTAGTAACCCATTCCTCGAAGGCTTGAACTAG
- a CDS encoding peptidylprolyl isomerase: MPTNEQRRATAKRKLERQLERRAAKERQRRILTIVGSVVGVLVIAGGVAAAVILTRGDSDSDNTAATETSTPSSEAPSGPGALPAFAAPAGLGDDCQYPASAEKASKDVKPPRTGKVPTDPAEVSASMETNQGNIGLMLDNGKSPCTVNSFASLANQGFFNDTTCHRLTTSDSLSVLQCGDPTGQGTGGPGYQFPNEYPTNQYQPDDPTLAEPVLYPRGTLAMANAGPGTNGSQFFLVYKDSQLPPSYTVFGTIDETGLATLDKIAAAGTADGAPDGSPKSEVKITKLQLDP, encoded by the coding sequence GTGCCGACCAACGAACAACGGCGGGCGACAGCGAAGCGCAAACTCGAGCGGCAATTGGAGCGCCGGGCGGCCAAGGAACGCCAGCGTCGCATCCTCACGATCGTCGGATCGGTCGTGGGCGTGCTCGTCATCGCCGGCGGGGTCGCGGCTGCCGTCATCCTCACCAGGGGCGATTCGGACAGCGACAACACCGCCGCGACCGAGACCTCGACCCCATCGAGTGAAGCACCCTCGGGGCCGGGCGCGCTGCCCGCGTTCGCAGCACCCGCCGGTCTTGGCGACGACTGCCAATACCCGGCCTCTGCGGAAAAGGCCAGCAAGGATGTCAAGCCACCGCGGACGGGCAAAGTGCCTACCGACCCCGCCGAGGTCAGCGCCAGCATGGAGACCAACCAGGGCAATATCGGCCTGATGCTGGACAACGGCAAGTCCCCGTGCACCGTCAACAGCTTCGCCAGCCTGGCGAACCAGGGCTTCTTCAACGACACCACATGCCATCGGCTGACCACCTCGGACTCGCTGTCGGTGCTGCAGTGCGGCGATCCCACCGGGCAGGGCACCGGCGGTCCCGGCTATCAGTTCCCCAACGAGTATCCGACGAACCAGTACCAGCCCGACGATCCAACGCTGGCGGAGCCGGTGCTGTACCCGCGCGGCACGCTCGCGATGGCCAATGCCGGCCCAGGAACCAACGGCAGCCAGTTCTTCCTGGTCTACAAGGACTCGCAGCTGCCGCCGAGCTACACGGTGTTCGGCACCATCGACGAGACGGGCCTCGCGACGCTGGACAAGATCGCCGCAGCGGGCACGGCCGACGGCGCTCCCGACGGTTCGCCGAAGTCCGAGGTCAAGATCACCAAGCTGCAGCTGGATCCGTGA